One Fictibacillus halophilus genomic window, CGCTTCACTTTCTTGCTCTTCGGATAATCGATTGTCGTTATGCCTCTTGATGTGTATTCTAATGATTTCATCAGCTTCGCACGTTGTTCTTTCGTCACGTTAAACGTAGGATCCCATTGTCTGAGAGCGCTCGTCATATGTAATCTTGCCCAGTATAGCGGTCGGTCATCGTATGAATCTAGCTCACCTAGATCAGGTCTTTTTCCTTGAGCACGGTCAACAGCGGTTTTCCATAATGCCGTTCCATGCTTCTGAATCACTTTTTCAGCTTTTTCTGGACTTCTTGCAGAACATAGATCTTTTTTAAAATGATCCACGTATGAGGTGAATTCACTTTCCTTTAATAGCTGCTGTGGAATCGGCCGGCCATCTTCAATTCTTTGTTCTTCTGCTGTTAATGCTACATTGTTATCAAAACAGCTTGTCTCATTTTTCGCTTCTGCTGTCTCACCACTTTCAAAAATAACGACTCCAAGCAACAAAGCGCACGTCATTCCTATACTTCTACCAAATGATTTCCTCACGAAAACCCTCCTTTTGTTCCTTATTGTAGAATAACGACGAAATCATTTGAATAGTATGAATTGTTTAATCCTGTATCATCTCACAAAAAATGGCCACCCTACTACCCAGGTATAAATGAGTGTTTTTTATCGACTGTTCACATTCAGTACGATGATCAACAAAATAAATGCGATTCTGATCATGCGGTCTTTTGCGATTACCTTTAGAAGTCCAATAAAAACGATTCCTAATACAGGACGATCTTCTACTAAAAGGAGCGTAATGATATCAACGAGCAGAAGGACTTCATCCAGTTGTGCTAACCGTTCCTTTTCCATTCACTCACCCGCTTTTAGATTAGTCTATGTTAGGAGTGAGGAGTTGCTATTTCTTAAAAGCAACTTAATGTCATTTATGTCAAAAATCCTGTAAGCTGTACACATCATGAAATGTTAGATGGGAATGACTGACTATGGAAACTTCACAAAATTATAAACAATCGACGATCGTAGCCTTGCTGCTCGCTGGTACGTTTATCGCGATCTTAAACCAAACACTCATGATCACTGCGATCCCGCCGATCATGAAAGAAATGAACATAACGGCAAACAGCGCTCAATGGCTGACGACCGTTTTTATGCTCGTAAATGGGATTATGATTCCGGTCAGCGCCTTTTTGCTCGAACGGTTCACGACCCGTCAGCTTTTCATTTCCGCGATGAGTGTGTTTGCTGTTGGAACGCTCGTTGCAGGACTGGCACCTAACTTTGAGACGCTTCTTCTCGGCAGGGTCATTCAATCGAGTGGAGCTGGGGTGATGCTGCCTCTTATGCAGACCGTGTTTCTGATGATTTTTCCAGTAAACAAACGCGGATCGGCGATGGGATTGGTCGGGCTCGTGATCTCATTCGCACCTGCCATCGGTCCTGCTCTTTCAGGCTGGGTAACATCACACTACTCTTGGCGCGTGCTCTTTTTTATCATCTTGCCGATCGCGATCATTGATATTATCGTGGCCTTTTTTGCATTAAAAAATGTTACGGAAACATCTAAGACAAAGGTGGATGTAACCTCTATCATTTTGTCATCGTTCGGTTTTGGTGGATTGCTTTACGGATTTACGTGCGCTGGTAATTTAGGATGGACCGCGCCAAGCACGCTGCTCTGGCTCGCAATCGGGGTCGTGACTCTCGTCTTATTCATCACACGACAACTGCGTTTGTCACACCCGATGCTCGAGTTCAGAGTGTTCGCGAACTCCATCTTCCCGCTTACGATCATCATCGGTATGATTACGTTTTTAGGACTGATTGGAGCGGAGACAATCATACCGCTATTCATGCAGAACATGAGAGACTTTACCGCGTTTGAAGCAGGGCTTGCACTCTTACCAGGTGCGCTGATCACGGGCCTTTTATCACCAATCACAGGCAGACTGTTTGATAAATTTGGTGCGCGCTGGCTCGCGATCATCGGGTTGACGATTATTACCGGATCATCCTTTGCGTTCGCCACTTTAAGTCCAGCTACATCTTTTACCTTCTTAACCGTGATGTATGGCGTGCGAATGTTTGGCCTTGCGATGGTCATGATGCCTGTGGCAACTGCTGGACTCAATCGCCTTCCGAAACGATTAAT contains:
- a CDS encoding DHA2 family efflux MFS transporter permease subunit, yielding METSQNYKQSTIVALLLAGTFIAILNQTLMITAIPPIMKEMNITANSAQWLTTVFMLVNGIMIPVSAFLLERFTTRQLFISAMSVFAVGTLVAGLAPNFETLLLGRVIQSSGAGVMLPLMQTVFLMIFPVNKRGSAMGLVGLVISFAPAIGPALSGWVTSHYSWRVLFFIILPIAIIDIIVAFFALKNVTETSKTKVDVTSIILSSFGFGGLLYGFTCAGNLGWTAPSTLLWLAIGVVTLVLFITRQLRLSHPMLEFRVFANSIFPLTIIIGMITFLGLIGAETIIPLFMQNMRDFTAFEAGLALLPGALITGLLSPITGRLFDKFGARWLAIIGLTIITGSSFAFATLSPATSFTFLTVMYGVRMFGLAMVMMPVATAGLNRLPKRLIPHGAAMDNTMKMIAASVGTAILVTVMTTTAETATNRPEISHPDMYGANMAFIVVSVLSLIGLVISFFIKEKQPETEGS